One genomic region from Rosa rugosa chromosome 1, drRosRugo1.1, whole genome shotgun sequence encodes:
- the LOC133746128 gene encoding aquaporin NIP2-1-like, with the protein MATKEPTEHRNDTNELDLAENPKSQSSISVFEQHYPPDFLKKVVAETIATFLLVFVTCGSAALSASDEHKVSKLGASIVGGLIVTAMIYAVGHISGAHMNPAVTLAFAAVRHFPWKQVPIYAAAQLTGSVSASFTLSTLLHPITHVGTTSPSGSDFQALITEIVMTFSMMFITSAVATDTKAIGELAGIAVGSAVCITSIFAGPISGGSMNPARTLGPALASAYYKGIWVYVVGPVIGTLLGAWTYNFIRVTDKPVQAIPPHSFSFKLRRMKSENDPQVVTCTDPLDSA; encoded by the exons ATGGCGACAAAAGAGCCTACAGAACACAGAAATGACACAAACGAGTTAGACTTGGCGGAAAACCCAAAATCCCAAAGTTCAATATCAGTATTTGAACAACATTACCCTCCTGACTTTTTGAAAAAG GTGGTGGCAGAGACTATAGCAACGTTTCTGTTGGTGTTTGTGACATGTGGTTCAGCTGCTCTTTCAGCGAGCGATGAACACAAGGTCTCAAAGCTTGGAGCTTCCATAGTTGGGGGGCTCATAGTAACGGCCATGATCTATGCTGTTGGGCACATCTCCGGTGCACACATGAACCCGGCTGTCACTCTAGCTTTTGCTGCCGTCAGGCATTTTCCATGGAAACAG GTACCAATTTATGCAGCAGCACAGCTAACAGGATCAGTATCTGCCTCTTTTACTCTGTCTACACTATTGCATCCCATTACGCATGTGGGAACTACATCACCTTCTGGATCAGATTTTCAAGCTCTAATCACAGAGATAGTCATGACATTTTCCATGATGTTCATCACTTCTGCCGTCGCCACAGATACTAAAGCT ATAGGAGAGCTAGCAGGTATAGCAGTTGGCTCTGCAGTATGCATAACATCAATTTTTGCTGG ACCAATATCAGGTGGATCCATGAACCCAGCCAGAACATTAGGACCAGCACTTGCTAGTGCATACTACAAGGGAATTTGGGTCTATGTGGTAGGACCTGTGATAGGAACCCTACTAGGGGCATGGACCTACAACTTCATTCGGGTCACTGACAAGCCGGTTCAGGCCATACCACCGCACTCATTTTCATTCAAGCTACGGAGAATGAAGAGCGAAAATGATCCGCAGGTTGTTACCTGCACAGACCCTCTGGATTCAGCTTGA